One stretch of Francisella sp. LA112445 DNA includes these proteins:
- a CDS encoding acyl-CoA dehydrogenase, which produces MFNKIYKIAKKSTPKISKTEQTALNAGDNWFEQDLFQGKPDFDKLHSLKKFELSTEEKSFLDNETTELCTMIDDWKINYEDKDLTVETWDFIRKKGFLGLVIGKEYGGKGFSAAAHSEIVMKLATKSVTAAITVMVPNSLGPGELLVHYGTDHQKDYYLPRLASGEEIPCFALTGPTAGSDATSLPDKGIVCYEEYNGKKTLGIKLKNINKRYITLAPIATLVGLAFQLQDPDGLLEDTGSEGITCALLPHDHKGLEIGKRGFPLGQAFMNGYIKARDVFIPMDWVIGGQKMAGEGWRMLVECLSIGRAISLPACGTANTLMSTVITSAYASVREQFKVPIAQFEGVQEKLAQTAGLAYIANATRQFTVAAVDSDIRPSVASAIAKYHLTEMGRTTINNSMDIHGGRAIIMGPNNYLAIPYMATPIGITVEGANIMTRNLMIFGQGAMKCHPYIRKEIESLMNDDEKSFTDNFKSHFKYMALNGSRTLWYGLSGGFTATSYNSKFKRYYRYISHMSTAYSYVNDISVTVLGAGIKRKERLSARLGDIMSYLYMACAVLKYYKDADEPMSDDIFVDWSIQHCLYQAQQAMLDLFRNFPNRIFGTKMKLFVFPYGKKFRRPSDKLEAQICKALSTNCETREAMKAYCYVPNNDNDPTGRVENAYLAALKVTNIKKKIIDAIKAEKLPKVNWSACIEEALENNIISEEEAQNAKEMLTKVNNIIQTDEFDDYALGPKNAHPEWQAKGEI; this is translated from the coding sequence ATGTTCAACAAGATTTACAAAATAGCAAAGAAATCGACCCCAAAAATTTCAAAAACTGAACAAACTGCCCTTAATGCAGGTGATAACTGGTTTGAGCAAGACTTATTCCAAGGAAAGCCAGATTTTGATAAACTTCATAGCCTTAAGAAGTTTGAACTATCTACTGAAGAAAAGTCTTTTCTAGATAATGAAACTACTGAACTTTGCACCATGATTGATGACTGGAAAATTAATTATGAAGATAAGGATTTAACAGTAGAAACCTGGGATTTTATTCGCAAAAAAGGTTTTTTAGGCTTAGTAATCGGTAAAGAGTATGGTGGCAAAGGCTTTTCTGCAGCAGCTCACTCAGAGATAGTAATGAAACTAGCAACAAAAAGTGTCACCGCAGCAATTACTGTAATGGTTCCAAACTCTTTAGGCCCTGGTGAGCTTTTAGTTCATTATGGTACAGATCATCAAAAAGACTATTATCTACCACGATTAGCTTCTGGGGAGGAAATACCTTGTTTTGCATTAACAGGACCTACTGCTGGATCTGATGCAACCTCTTTACCTGATAAAGGTATTGTATGCTATGAAGAGTACAACGGTAAGAAAACTCTAGGAATTAAACTAAAGAATATCAACAAACGCTATATCACTTTAGCTCCTATTGCAACACTTGTGGGCTTAGCATTTCAGCTACAAGATCCTGATGGATTATTAGAAGATACAGGCTCAGAAGGTATTACATGTGCTTTACTCCCTCATGATCATAAAGGTCTAGAGATAGGTAAGCGAGGTTTTCCTTTAGGACAAGCATTTATGAATGGTTATATAAAGGCTAGGGATGTTTTTATACCTATGGACTGGGTCATAGGTGGTCAGAAAATGGCTGGGGAAGGTTGGCGTATGCTAGTTGAGTGCTTATCTATAGGTAGAGCAATATCATTACCAGCATGTGGCACAGCAAATACTTTAATGTCTACTGTTATTACATCGGCATATGCAAGTGTCCGTGAGCAGTTTAAAGTTCCGATTGCTCAGTTTGAAGGTGTTCAAGAAAAACTAGCTCAAACGGCAGGTCTTGCGTATATAGCTAATGCAACTCGCCAATTTACAGTAGCTGCTGTTGATAGTGATATTCGCCCTTCTGTTGCTTCAGCAATTGCAAAATATCATCTAACTGAAATGGGACGTACAACTATCAATAACTCAATGGATATTCATGGTGGTCGAGCAATTATTATGGGACCAAATAACTATCTTGCTATTCCATATATGGCAACACCAATTGGCATAACTGTTGAAGGTGCAAATATTATGACGCGTAACTTAATGATATTTGGCCAAGGTGCTATGAAATGTCACCCATACATACGCAAAGAAATAGAAAGTTTAATGAATGATGATGAAAAAAGTTTTACCGATAACTTTAAAAGTCACTTTAAATATATGGCTCTTAATGGCTCTCGTACCTTATGGTATGGCCTAAGCGGAGGCTTTACCGCTACTAGCTATAACTCAAAATTCAAACGCTACTATAGATATATTTCTCATATGAGTACCGCATATTCTTATGTTAATGATATATCTGTTACAGTTTTGGGAGCTGGTATAAAACGTAAAGAAAGATTATCAGCACGTCTTGGTGATATTATGAGCTATCTATATATGGCTTGTGCTGTTCTAAAATACTATAAAGATGCCGATGAACCAATGAGTGATGATATTTTTGTTGATTGGAGTATTCAGCATTGCTTATACCAAGCCCAACAAGCGATGTTAGATCTATTCAGAAACTTCCCAAATAGAATATTTGGTACAAAAATGAAACTCTTTGTGTTCCCTTATGGTAAGAAATTCAGAAGACCCTCAGATAAACTTGAAGCACAAATATGCAAGGCTTTAAGTACAAACTGTGAAACCAGAGAAGCTATGAAAGCTTACTGCTATGTACCAAATAATGATAATGATCCAACTGGTAGGGTTGAAAATGCATACCTAGCAGCTCTAAAAGTTACAAACATCAAGAAAAAAATTATCGATGCTATTAAAGCTGAAAAGTTACCTAAAGTGAACTGGTCAGCCTGCATTGAAGAAGCTTTGGAAAATAATATCATATCTGAAGAAGAGGCTCAAAACGCTAAAGAGATGTTAACTAAGGTTAATAATATCATCCAAACAGATGAGTTTGATGACTATGCACTAGGCCCTAAAAATGCTCACCCAGAATGGCAAGCTAAAGGAGAAATTTAG
- a CDS encoding long-chain fatty acid--CoA ligase, with amino-acid sequence MPKPWKENYPKEVNPNISIPNITLNDMLKETTEKFSSKDALTCHGEKLTFKEIDNYSDQFAGFLQNKWNIKKGDHIAIMLPNILQFPIIIFSLIKLGCIFININPLYTSREVKGILRDSKAKAIIVLSSLAHNVEAIADECEDLQHKMVTGIADLYPSPKKQLISFIIKYIKGMKDKFSKDKFDTFENAISSDDKPDYSKIKISPDDITALQYSSGTTGTPKGTILLHKNIVANIYQIKAWTEGFSINLSEQIVINALPIYHIFSLTGNLFLFYFSGAFQVLVPNPRDIKSLVSEMRKNNFSTIFGVNTLYIALLHNKKFKNSKFPNFQLSISGGMSTTEAVANEWKKVTGVNIKEGYGLSEMSPVVTVNSLEDEPFNGTVGFPLPGTDIKIYDDNGKELPQGETGEIWVTGPQKSPGFWSLPEINKEHFTDDGWLKTGDMGYLDELGRLVISGRIKHMIIVSGFNVFPKEVELVLIEKDEIEDAAVIKGHSKETGEMPVAFIVLKPDAKISKKQIFKYCESKLAHYKLPRKIIFIDELPKNTVGKIDVNALQKEYAEKYEQ; translated from the coding sequence ATGCCTAAACCATGGAAAGAAAACTACCCTAAAGAAGTAAATCCTAACATAAGCATACCTAATATCACTCTAAATGATATGCTTAAAGAAACCACTGAAAAATTTTCCTCAAAAGATGCTCTTACCTGTCACGGTGAAAAACTAACTTTTAAAGAAATTGATAATTACTCTGATCAATTTGCTGGATTTCTACAAAATAAATGGAATATCAAAAAAGGTGACCATATAGCAATTATGTTACCCAACATATTGCAATTCCCTATCATCATATTTTCTCTAATTAAGTTAGGTTGTATCTTTATTAATATAAACCCTTTATATACAAGTAGAGAAGTCAAAGGAATACTTAGAGATTCAAAAGCAAAAGCAATAATTGTCCTTTCTTCATTAGCTCATAATGTTGAAGCTATTGCCGATGAATGTGAAGATCTACAACACAAAATGGTCACAGGCATTGCTGATCTATACCCATCACCTAAGAAACAGCTGATTTCTTTTATTATCAAGTATATCAAAGGTATGAAAGATAAATTCTCAAAAGATAAGTTCGATACTTTTGAAAACGCTATAAGCTCAGATGACAAGCCTGATTACTCTAAGATTAAAATCAGCCCTGATGATATTACAGCCTTACAATACTCTAGTGGTACTACAGGGACACCTAAAGGAACAATCTTACTCCATAAAAACATCGTTGCTAATATTTATCAGATAAAAGCTTGGACTGAAGGGTTTTCAATAAATCTTAGTGAACAAATTGTTATAAATGCTCTACCTATCTATCATATTTTTAGCCTTACAGGAAACCTATTTCTTTTTTACTTTTCTGGGGCATTCCAAGTGTTAGTTCCGAACCCTAGAGATATAAAATCATTAGTTAGTGAAATGAGAAAAAATAACTTCTCCACTATCTTTGGTGTAAATACTCTTTATATAGCATTATTGCATAATAAAAAATTCAAAAATAGTAAATTCCCTAACTTCCAGCTTTCCATAAGTGGCGGGATGTCAACTACTGAAGCTGTAGCAAATGAATGGAAAAAAGTAACAGGAGTAAATATTAAAGAAGGATATGGTCTATCTGAAATGTCTCCTGTAGTTACAGTTAACTCATTAGAAGATGAGCCTTTTAATGGTACTGTTGGCTTTCCTTTACCAGGTACAGATATAAAGATCTACGATGATAATGGTAAAGAATTACCTCAAGGTGAAACTGGTGAAATTTGGGTTACAGGTCCACAAAAATCTCCTGGATTCTGGAGCCTCCCTGAAATAAACAAAGAGCATTTCACTGATGATGGCTGGCTTAAAACTGGAGATATGGGCTACTTAGATGAGCTTGGTCGCCTAGTAATCTCAGGGCGTATAAAACATATGATTATTGTATCTGGTTTTAATGTATTCCCTAAAGAAGTCGAACTTGTACTTATTGAGAAAGATGAAATAGAAGATGCTGCTGTTATCAAAGGACACTCTAAAGAAACTGGTGAGATGCCAGTAGCTTTTATAGTTCTAAAACCAGATGCAAAAATATCCAAAAAACAAATATTCAAATATTGCGAAAGCAAACTAGCTCACTATAAACTCCCAAGAAAAATAATTTTTATTGATGAGCTACCTAAAAATACGGTAGGAAAAATTGATGTAAATGCCTTACAAAAAGAATATGCTGAGAAATATGAACAATAA
- a CDS encoding ArsC/Spx/MgsR family protein: MKIYHNPKCSKSRQAKQALDQSNTNYETHLYLDDPLSEKDLVSLLKKLKLSIKDIIRTKEDIWKENFKGKEFTDSQLIEIVAKNPKLLERPIIEHNDFAVVARSDDKITEILNTY; the protein is encoded by the coding sequence ATGAAAATTTATCATAATCCAAAATGTTCGAAGTCCCGACAAGCTAAGCAAGCCTTAGATCAAAGTAATACAAACTATGAAACGCATTTGTATTTAGATGATCCTTTATCGGAGAAAGACTTAGTATCTTTGCTTAAAAAATTAAAACTTTCTATAAAGGATATCATTCGTACCAAAGAAGATATTTGGAAAGAAAATTTTAAGGGTAAAGAGTTTACTGATAGCCAGCTTATTGAAATAGTTGCTAAGAATCCTAAACTTTTAGAGCGACCAATAATTGAGCATAATGACTTTGCAGTAGTAGCAAGGTCTGATGATAAAATTACAGAAATATTAAATACTTACTAG
- a CDS encoding NADP-dependent isocitrate dehydrogenase — protein sequence MHKIFYTFTDEAPALATGSFLPIVESFTKTADIELETKDISLAARILANFSDYLSNEQKCSDDLAILGDLAKTPDANIIKLPNISASIPQLTAAIKELQLKGYKIPDYPFEPKDDKEQEVKARYAKVLGSAVNPVLREGNSDRRVAEAVKKYAEKHPHSMGEWTKDSKSHVTSMSDNDFYANEKSYIVPKATTVKIVHTCPKGAQTVLKEGLALEEKEILDATKISVKALREFYKAEIAKAKKEGTLLSLHLKATMMKVSDPILFGHAVEIFFEDVFKKYAKEFKELGVNPRNGWGDAVEKIKQLSQDVQDKINADIEKVFAKQPDIAMVNSDKGITNLNVPSDVIIDASMPAAIRSSGKMWNKAGELQDMKAMIPDRCYAGVYAATIDFCKENGAFDVATMGDVSNVGLMAKKAEEYGSHDKTFEIQAEGKVEVIDAEGNVIFEHQVEKGDIWRACQTKDIAVKDWVKLAVNRARITQNPAIFWLDSNRAHDRNLIAKVNEYLTHHDTTGLDIQILSPIEATKYSLKRMKEGKDTISVTGNVLRDYLTDLFPILELGTSAKMLSIVPLLAGGGLFETGAGGSAPKHVEQLINENHLRWDSLGEFLALGASLEDLAIKTRDAKIKVLAEALAQANQEFLDNDKSPKRKVGELDTRGSHFYLAFYWVKALAEQTSDTELKAKFEPIYAELKANEDKIVKELANVQGKKVDIGGYYYPEKAKLSNVMRPSKTLNSIIAKL from the coding sequence ATGCATAAAATATTTTACACATTCACAGATGAAGCACCTGCTTTAGCAACTGGATCTTTTTTACCAATAGTTGAGAGTTTTACAAAAACTGCAGATATAGAATTAGAAACTAAAGATATATCTCTAGCAGCGCGTATATTAGCTAATTTTAGTGATTACCTCTCAAATGAGCAAAAATGTTCTGATGATTTAGCTATATTAGGAGATCTAGCAAAAACTCCTGATGCTAATATTATTAAGCTTCCTAATATTAGTGCGTCAATACCTCAATTAACTGCAGCGATTAAAGAGCTTCAATTAAAAGGATATAAAATTCCTGATTATCCATTTGAACCAAAAGATGATAAAGAGCAAGAAGTTAAAGCACGCTACGCAAAAGTTCTAGGGAGTGCGGTTAATCCTGTGTTAAGAGAAGGTAACTCGGATCGTAGAGTTGCTGAAGCTGTTAAGAAATATGCTGAAAAGCATCCTCATTCAATGGGAGAGTGGACAAAAGACTCAAAGTCACATGTGACTAGTATGTCTGATAATGATTTTTATGCTAATGAGAAGTCTTATATTGTACCAAAAGCAACTACTGTAAAAATTGTACATACTTGTCCTAAAGGGGCTCAAACTGTTCTTAAAGAAGGTCTTGCTTTAGAAGAAAAAGAGATTCTTGATGCTACTAAAATCTCTGTAAAAGCTCTAAGAGAGTTTTATAAAGCTGAAATTGCAAAGGCTAAAAAAGAAGGAACACTACTTTCACTTCATCTAAAAGCTACAATGATGAAAGTCTCTGATCCAATATTATTTGGTCATGCAGTAGAAATATTTTTTGAAGATGTTTTCAAGAAATATGCTAAAGAATTTAAAGAACTAGGTGTTAATCCTCGTAATGGTTGGGGTGATGCTGTTGAGAAAATTAAACAGTTATCTCAAGATGTTCAAGACAAGATTAATGCTGATATCGAGAAAGTTTTTGCTAAGCAACCTGATATTGCTATGGTTAATTCTGATAAAGGGATTACAAACCTGAATGTACCAAGCGATGTAATTATTGATGCATCTATGCCTGCAGCTATCCGTTCATCTGGTAAGATGTGGAACAAGGCTGGCGAGCTTCAAGATATGAAAGCAATGATCCCAGATAGATGCTATGCTGGCGTGTATGCTGCGACTATTGACTTCTGTAAAGAAAATGGTGCTTTTGATGTTGCTACTATGGGAGATGTTTCAAATGTAGGGCTAATGGCTAAAAAAGCAGAAGAATATGGCTCTCACGATAAAACATTTGAAATCCAAGCTGAAGGTAAAGTAGAAGTAATTGATGCTGAAGGAAATGTAATATTTGAACATCAGGTTGAAAAAGGTGATATTTGGAGAGCGTGCCAAACAAAAGATATCGCTGTAAAAGATTGGGTGAAATTAGCAGTAAATAGAGCTAGAATTACACAAAATCCTGCTATTTTCTGGTTAGATTCAAATAGAGCACATGATAGAAATCTAATTGCTAAGGTAAATGAATATTTAACTCATCATGATACTACTGGCTTAGATATTCAAATTTTATCTCCAATTGAAGCAACTAAGTATTCATTAAAGAGGATGAAAGAAGGTAAAGATACTATCTCTGTTACAGGTAATGTTTTAAGAGATTATTTAACAGATCTTTTCCCAATTTTAGAACTTGGAACTTCTGCTAAGATGCTTTCAATAGTACCTCTTTTAGCTGGTGGTGGGTTGTTTGAAACTGGAGCAGGTGGGTCTGCTCCTAAGCATGTTGAGCAACTTATCAATGAGAATCATCTAAGATGGGATTCTTTAGGTGAGTTTTTAGCTTTGGGCGCATCATTAGAAGATTTAGCTATCAAAACTAGAGATGCTAAAATTAAAGTTTTAGCTGAAGCTTTAGCTCAAGCAAATCAAGAGTTTTTAGATAATGATAAGTCACCAAAACGTAAAGTTGGTGAGCTTGATACTCGTGGTAGCCATTTTTATTTAGCTTTTTATTGGGTGAAAGCTCTGGCTGAGCAGACAAGTGATACTGAGCTAAAAGCTAAGTTTGAACCAATCTATGCAGAGTTAAAAGCTAATGAAGATAAAATTGTTAAAGAGCTAGCAAATGTTCAAGGTAAAAAGGTTGATATTGGTGGTTATTACTATCCAGAAAAAGCTAAATTAAGTAATGTAATGCGTCCTAGCAAAACTTTAAATAGTATCATAGCAAAGCTTTAA
- the hrpA gene encoding ATP-dependent RNA helicase HrpA → MTVDKKKYADYLNQIPTKLRGKYISLLKRGNIDFNLVKELNDLAKQTDQKILPKITYPDLPVAEKVEDIKELIQENQVIVVAGETGSGKSTQLPKICLDLGLGKRGLIGHTQPRRIAARSIANRVASEIGDQSKVSFKIRFSDQTSENTLIKVMTDGVLLSEIKNDRFLSQYEVVIIDEAHERSLNIDFLLGCIKKILPFRPDLKVIITSATIDHQKFTSYFQNSKEIAVSGRTYPVEIRYQDDEDFDEFSMQERILYAIDELGRGDILVFLPTERDIHETLAYLNKQDLRFTEVLPLFSRLSNKDQNKIFNPEGSTRRIILATNVAETSLTVPRIKYVIDSGLARVSRYSYRTKVQRLPIEKISQASANQRAGRCGRLSAGVCIRLYSEEDFNKRKEYTDPEILRTNLASVILQMLFLKLGSIQEFPFIDPPDSRFVKDGFKLLFELQAISELNYSKPKITADGMKMAIMPLDPKLAKIVIEGHRQNVLKEIVSIVSFLSVQDPRERPLNFQQKADEKHAVDKDKSSDFIAILNLANRLSAELKGLSNKDKKEYFKKSFISPVRFNEWNDIYRQIVEVIHGFGWKLSDSGDEIKYENLHKAIASGFLSNIGFNYENAEYLGARGLKFFIFPASSQFKKKPKWLLSSEIVETTKTYARNVAKIEPEWLEALAKHLVKKHYDEPTWSKKRRSVVVNERVTLYGLEIVSKRSVQYSRINPQDARDIFIKEALVNGDFESNAYFYQQNLKLIEQVEELENKSRRKDILVDEQVMYEHYDKLIPEDVCSGVTFDKWLKTISKDEQQKLVFDLDNLMQHDAKDVTQQKFPDVLAIGEMHLPLEYHFDPLDEKDGATVTVPIVFLNDIGPNVLEWGVYGFLYDKVVALLRALPKNIRKNCVPVPTYAQAIFESIDFDTDRYKPLKSVIAKHITRIVGFIVDETVWQDENLEKHLILNIKVVDENGKALAIDKDINTLKQKLQGLVQKPKQTVDDRTYYDWEFSDFEYTSQIKEYGISVKVYNCLEEYKGGVRVSYKATEQEAKACMQRALKKLIKLRLQNHLSKNIKSNDLASLSMSLKLSNSKDDIIDKAIDLSFFENVELPYTKARFEKLYCNGLGNFDLNRSKVESLVSEIIRYKNQLEKKLNVKKIPFNFIQLYTDLKSELSELFTNNYLSQPIKFLQRYKYYIQALENRLEKAKFNLQRDKGYQIEVDELRLKLEKKIKAKHLNSKDSEIIKINSLIRELWISWYLQNIKTIESVSQKKIQYQITEL, encoded by the coding sequence ATGACTGTAGATAAGAAAAAGTATGCGGATTATCTTAATCAAATTCCAACTAAATTGCGTGGTAAATATATATCATTGCTAAAGAGAGGGAATATAGATTTTAACCTAGTGAAAGAATTAAATGATTTAGCTAAGCAAACTGATCAAAAAATATTACCTAAAATAACATACCCTGACTTACCAGTTGCTGAAAAAGTTGAAGATATAAAAGAGCTTATTCAGGAGAATCAGGTAATAGTTGTCGCTGGTGAAACAGGTTCGGGTAAGTCAACACAGCTACCTAAAATTTGCTTAGACTTAGGTCTGGGTAAACGAGGTTTAATAGGGCATACTCAACCAAGAAGAATAGCAGCTAGATCTATAGCAAATAGAGTTGCTAGTGAGATAGGGGATCAATCAAAAGTCTCTTTCAAAATACGTTTTTCTGATCAAACATCTGAAAATACTTTAATAAAGGTAATGACAGACGGTGTGTTGTTGTCTGAAATTAAAAACGATAGATTTTTATCTCAATATGAAGTTGTTATAATTGATGAGGCACATGAAAGAAGTTTGAATATCGATTTTCTTTTAGGTTGTATAAAGAAAATTTTACCATTTAGGCCTGATTTAAAAGTTATTATTACTTCAGCGACGATAGATCATCAAAAGTTTACAAGTTACTTTCAAAATTCTAAAGAAATTGCAGTTAGTGGTAGAACATATCCTGTAGAGATTCGTTATCAAGATGATGAAGATTTTGATGAGTTTTCAATGCAAGAAAGAATTTTATATGCAATTGATGAGTTAGGCAGGGGAGATATTTTAGTATTTTTACCAACAGAAAGAGATATTCATGAGACTTTAGCATATTTGAATAAGCAAGATCTTAGATTTACAGAAGTCTTACCTTTATTTTCAAGGTTGTCAAATAAGGATCAAAATAAGATATTCAATCCAGAAGGCTCGACTCGAAGAATTATTCTAGCTACTAATGTTGCTGAGACTTCTTTAACTGTTCCACGAATAAAATATGTGATTGATTCTGGCTTAGCTAGAGTTAGTAGATATAGTTATCGTACTAAAGTGCAGCGTTTACCTATAGAAAAAATATCTCAAGCTAGCGCAAATCAAAGAGCTGGACGTTGTGGAAGATTATCAGCAGGTGTGTGTATACGACTTTATAGTGAAGAGGATTTTAATAAGCGTAAAGAGTATACAGACCCTGAAATTTTGCGTACAAATTTAGCATCAGTTATCTTACAGATGTTATTTTTAAAGTTAGGTAGTATTCAAGAATTTCCATTCATAGATCCTCCAGACTCAAGGTTTGTTAAAGATGGCTTTAAGCTTCTGTTTGAATTACAAGCTATATCAGAACTTAACTATTCAAAACCAAAAATCACAGCTGATGGGATGAAAATGGCTATTATGCCTTTAGATCCAAAATTAGCAAAGATAGTTATCGAAGGCCATAGGCAAAATGTTCTAAAAGAAATAGTTTCAATTGTTAGTTTTTTAAGTGTACAAGATCCGCGTGAGAGACCTTTAAATTTTCAGCAAAAAGCAGATGAAAAGCATGCTGTTGATAAAGATAAGTCTTCTGATTTTATTGCTATTTTAAATTTAGCAAACAGGTTAAGCGCTGAGTTAAAAGGTTTATCAAATAAAGATAAAAAAGAGTATTTTAAAAAGAGCTTTATATCGCCAGTTCGGTTTAATGAGTGGAATGATATTTATAGGCAGATTGTTGAAGTTATTCATGGATTTGGTTGGAAGTTAAGTGATAGTGGTGATGAAATTAAATATGAAAATCTACACAAAGCTATAGCAAGTGGTTTTTTAAGTAATATTGGTTTTAACTATGAAAACGCGGAGTATTTAGGAGCCAGAGGACTTAAGTTTTTTATATTCCCAGCATCTTCGCAATTTAAGAAAAAGCCAAAGTGGTTGCTATCTTCCGAGATTGTTGAGACAACAAAAACCTATGCACGCAATGTTGCAAAAATAGAGCCTGAATGGTTGGAGGCTTTAGCTAAACATCTTGTTAAAAAGCACTATGATGAGCCCACTTGGAGTAAAAAGCGAAGATCTGTAGTCGTAAATGAAAGAGTTACACTCTACGGCTTAGAGATAGTTTCAAAAAGATCTGTTCAATATTCAAGAATAAACCCTCAAGATGCACGAGATATATTTATTAAGGAGGCTTTAGTAAATGGCGATTTTGAGTCTAATGCATATTTTTATCAGCAAAACTTAAAACTAATAGAACAAGTAGAAGAGCTTGAGAATAAATCGCGTAGGAAAGATATTTTAGTAGATGAGCAAGTGATGTATGAACATTATGATAAGCTTATCCCAGAAGATGTTTGTAGTGGTGTAACTTTTGATAAATGGTTAAAAACTATATCAAAAGATGAACAGCAAAAACTAGTTTTTGATTTAGATAATTTGATGCAACATGATGCTAAAGATGTTACGCAACAAAAGTTTCCAGATGTTTTAGCTATTGGGGAAATGCATTTACCGTTAGAGTATCACTTTGATCCACTGGATGAAAAGGATGGTGCAACAGTTACAGTACCAATTGTTTTTCTAAACGATATAGGCCCTAATGTATTAGAGTGGGGTGTGTATGGTTTTTTATATGATAAGGTTGTTGCGTTGTTAAGAGCTTTACCCAAAAATATCCGTAAAAATTGTGTGCCAGTACCAACTTATGCTCAAGCCATATTTGAGTCAATAGATTTTGATACAGATAGGTATAAACCATTAAAGTCAGTTATTGCAAAACATATTACAAGAATAGTTGGTTTTATAGTTGATGAAACTGTTTGGCAGGATGAAAACTTAGAAAAACATTTAATATTGAATATTAAGGTGGTTGATGAGAATGGTAAAGCATTAGCTATAGATAAAGATATAAATACTTTAAAACAGAAGCTTCAAGGTTTAGTACAAAAGCCAAAGCAAACCGTAGATGATAGGACTTATTATGACTGGGAATTTAGCGATTTTGAATATACAAGTCAAATCAAAGAATATGGAATAAGTGTAAAAGTATATAATTGCCTTGAAGAGTATAAAGGTGGTGTAAGGGTTTCTTACAAAGCAACTGAGCAAGAAGCTAAAGCTTGTATGCAGAGAGCATTAAAGAAATTAATTAAGTTACGTTTGCAAAATCATTTGTCAAAAAATATTAAAAGTAATGATTTGGCGAGTTTATCAATGTCACTAAAACTGAGTAACTCAAAAGATGATATTATTGATAAGGCGATAGATTTAAGTTTTTTTGAAAATGTTGAGCTTCCTTACACAAAAGCTAGATTTGAAAAACTTTATTGTAATGGATTGGGAAATTTTGATTTAAATAGATCTAAAGTTGAATCGTTAGTTTCAGAAATAATTAGATATAAAAATCAACTTGAGAAAAAACTTAATGTTAAAAAGATACCTTTTAATTTTATTCAGCTTTATACAGATCTTAAGAGTGAGTTGAGTGAGCTTTTTACTAATAACTACCTGTCTCAACCAATTAAATTTCTACAGCGTTATAAATACTATATTCAAGCCTTAGAGAATAGATTAGAAAAGGCTAAGTTTAACTTACAAAGAGATAAAGGATATCAAATAGAGGTTGATGAGCTTAGATTAAAATTAGAGAAAAAAATTAAGGCTAAGCACCTAAATAGCAAAGATAGTGAGATTATAAAGATTAATTCCCTAATTAGAGAGCTTTGGATTTCATGGTATTTGCAAAATATTAAAACTATAGAGTCGGTTTCACAGAAAAAAATTCAATATCAAATTACAGAGCTATAG